From the Gramella sp. Hel_I_59 genome, one window contains:
- a CDS encoding oxidoreductase, protein MSEFQNSEISNNEQPIAIVTGANAGLGFETTKALAAKDFKVIMACRDLEKAKEARQQILNWHGNAKLEILELDLASLESVRSFASKFKTKNEKLDLLINNAGVMMPPYQKTEDGFELQLGVNYLGHFLLTGLLEEELTTSKSSRIVTLSSIAHKNAEIDFNDLQSENSYSKFKAYGQSKLACLLFSLELERRLKANSVRHVSSLAAHPGVSSTELMRHLPGWLMLIAKPLQPFISHSAEKGAQPTLKAALDKDLAGGCYIGPDGFREMKGKPAEAEIARQAENKETAAKLWAVSEDLTGIKFLS, encoded by the coding sequence ATGAGCGAATTTCAGAATTCAGAAATATCCAATAACGAACAACCTATCGCAATTGTAACTGGAGCGAATGCCGGACTGGGTTTCGAAACTACAAAGGCGCTTGCAGCAAAGGACTTCAAGGTGATCATGGCCTGCCGAGACCTGGAAAAAGCCAAAGAAGCCCGGCAACAAATTCTGAATTGGCATGGAAACGCTAAACTAGAGATACTGGAACTAGACCTTGCAAGTCTGGAATCGGTAAGGTCCTTTGCTTCAAAATTTAAAACTAAAAATGAAAAGCTTGACCTTCTAATAAATAACGCTGGTGTGATGATGCCTCCTTATCAAAAAACCGAAGACGGTTTTGAGCTTCAATTAGGAGTAAATTATTTAGGCCATTTTCTACTTACTGGTTTATTAGAGGAAGAATTGACTACTTCGAAAAGCTCCAGGATCGTGACCTTGAGTTCTATCGCTCACAAAAATGCCGAAATTGATTTCAATGATCTGCAGAGTGAAAACTCTTATTCAAAATTCAAAGCTTATGGGCAATCCAAGCTTGCCTGCCTGCTTTTTAGTTTAGAACTGGAACGAAGATTAAAAGCTAATTCTGTAAGACACGTGAGTTCACTTGCCGCCCATCCAGGTGTTTCCTCCACAGAACTCATGCGACATTTGCCGGGATGGCTTATGCTTATCGCCAAACCCTTGCAACCATTCATCTCCCATTCTGCGGAAAAAGGAGCGCAACCTACGCTCAAGGCGGCTTTAGATAAAGACCTGGCAGGTGGTTGCTATATTGGGCCTGATGGCTTTAGAGAAATGAAAGGGAAGCCTGCAGAAGCTGAAATTGCCAGACAGGCTGAAAACAAAGAAACAGCCGCAAAATTATGGGCTGTTTCTGAAGATCTTACCGGGATAAAATTTTTAAGCTAA
- a CDS encoding NAD(P)H-binding protein: MKIAILGCGWLGFELGKELRALNHEVKASVTRNEKFVDLHAAGLVPYTIKLYEKGIQGDIRSFLSKSDCIVVNIPPGLRKNPEADFVSKVRTIVPYLEKSYCPKIIFVSSTSVYKNEPGFPEVNENTETDNSSNIAVQLRNAELLLLNNENFKTEILRFGGLIGDDRHPVNQLSGKRDLSSPKAPVNLVHRRDCIKAIIALIEKPATNNIYNLVHPEHPSREDYYTKIAQDRELEAPHFSHEISSEGKVVSSDRFQKELNFKFEHSIY; this comes from the coding sequence ATGAAAATCGCGATTTTAGGATGTGGATGGCTTGGTTTTGAGCTTGGAAAAGAATTAAGGGCCTTGAATCATGAGGTAAAAGCTTCTGTTACCAGAAATGAGAAGTTTGTTGATCTTCACGCCGCAGGACTCGTTCCCTACACGATAAAATTGTATGAAAAAGGAATACAGGGAGATATCAGGTCTTTTCTCTCCAAGTCCGACTGTATCGTGGTGAACATCCCTCCCGGACTTAGAAAAAATCCTGAAGCCGACTTCGTTTCAAAAGTTAGAACCATTGTTCCTTACCTGGAGAAAAGTTATTGTCCAAAGATCATTTTCGTGAGTTCAACTTCGGTCTATAAAAATGAACCTGGTTTTCCAGAGGTTAATGAAAATACTGAAACCGATAACTCTTCCAATATAGCAGTTCAGCTGCGCAATGCCGAGTTATTATTGCTGAATAACGAAAACTTTAAAACTGAAATTCTGCGTTTTGGTGGTTTAATTGGCGATGATCGCCATCCTGTGAATCAGCTTTCTGGAAAAAGAGATCTAAGCTCTCCAAAAGCGCCGGTAAATCTCGTACATCGTCGTGATTGCATCAAAGCAATTATTGCCCTAATCGAGAAACCTGCTACCAATAATATATATAACCTGGTACATCCAGAGCATCCTTCACGTGAAGATTATTATACTAAAATAGCGCAGGACAGAGAACTTGAAGCCCCTCACTTCAGTCATGAAATATCATCAGAAGGTAAAGTGGTAAGTTCAGATAGATTTCAAAAAGAGCTCAATTTCAAATTTGAGCATTCTATATATTAG